GGTTTGATCGCTATGATCGACCCTCCAAGGCCTGAGGCTAAAGAGGCAGTTGTGAAATGTAAAGAAGCCGGTATAAAGACCGTAATGATCACCGGAGACCACAAAAATACTGCCGTTGCTATCGCCAGAGAACTCGGGTTCTTTAAAGAAGATTCCATCGCGTTCAGCGGCGAAGAGCTGGATGGATTAAGCGAGGAGACGCTCTTAGCTAAGATCGAAAATATCCCGGTTTACGCGCGCGTCTCCCCCGAGCACAAACTAAGGATTGTAAAGGCCTGGCGCAAAAAAGGCCATATCGTCGCGATGACCGGAGATGGGGTTAACGACGCACCGGCCGTAAAAGAGGCGGATATCGGCGTCGCGATGGGAATTACGGGAACAGACGTTACAAAAGAAGTATCGGACATGGTCGTAACCGACGATAACTTTGCTTCGATTGTGGCCGCAATTGAAGAGGGAAGAGGTATTTACGATAACATCAAGAAGTTTGTGCATTATCTTTTATCCTGTAATGCCGGTGAAATATTAGTGATGCTTGTGTCCTCTCTTGTCGGATTGCCGGTACCATTGCTTCCGATTCAAATTTTATGGGTTAATCTGGTAACCGACGGTCTGCCGGCCTTAGCTTTAGGTGTAGACCCTGTCGAACCCAATATTATGCAGCGGCTGCCCCGCAGGCCCAATGAGCCGGTAGTTACCAAACAGAGGGCATTTTTAATGCTGGCTCAGGGCTCCTTTATCGCAATCTGCAGTTTGCTGGCATTTGGTTTTGTTCTATTTGTGGAAAAAGAAGGCATAGGGCGGGCCAGGACCGCGGCGTTTATTGTTCTCGCATGTTCGCAATTATTCCATTCCTTTAATTGCCGCAGCACGACCGAATCTATTTTTAAGATCGGAATATTCGGTAATAAAAAACTGATCGTCGCCACCCTTATTTCATTCCTTCTGCAGATGGCAGCGGTCTATTTACCGTTTGCCCAAAAGATATTCAAGACCGAAATGCTTGGGACATTTGATTGGTTCTTAGTCCTGGCCATCTCTTCTTTTCCTCTATGGGCGATGGAGGCGGTTAAATTTTTGAATAAGCCTTTTAAGTTTCTGGAGAAGGTTTAATTATGGATATTTTATTTGCAGGCATCATTCTGTTTCTTGCGATAATTTCTTTCGTCTTTATCGCGCTGTGCGGTAAATTATAGGGCGAGGGTAACGGCATGACGATTATTTATTGGATAGGCGGTATAATTTCGATACTCTTATTCGGCTATTTATTGATTGCCCTGTTGAAGCCGGAGATCTTCTCATGAATATGAATTGGAATAATATAATTCAAGCCGGAATTTATCTCGCGGTGCTGCTGTTATTGGTTAAACCGCTTGGAACTTACATGGCCCGCATATACGAAGGAAATTTTACGGGTCTTAATGCGTGGTTTCGCCCGGTCGAAAGATTGATTTATCGCTTATCCGGCATCGATCCTGAGACAGGCATGCCCTGGAAGACATACGCTGCGGCGGCAATGATATTTAATGTCATTGGTATAGTGGTTGTCTATGCTATCCAACGATTTCAGGCGCAGCTTCCTTTAAATCCGATGTCCATGCCGCCTGTAGCCCCGGATTTGGCGTTTAATACAGCGGTGAGTTTCGCGACGAATACGAACTGGCAGAGCTACGGCGGCGAAACAACCTTAAGTTATTTTACTCAGATGCTTGCCTTGACCGTGCAAAATTTTGTATCCGCGGCAACAGGCATGGCAGTATTGGTAGCTCTTATCAGAGGGTTTATCCAAAAACAAGTAAATACAATAGGTAACTTCTGGGTTGACATGGTCAGGTCGACACTCTATATACTTATTCCACTATCAATAATCTTAGCCCTGCTTCTAGTGTCACAAGGGGTTGTCCAAACAATTGGTCCCAGCGTAAAAGCCGCGTTGCTTCAGCCAGCCAAAGATGCGGATGGAAAAGCTATTACAGAACAAATTATCGCCGTTGGCCCTACCGCCTCGCAGATAGCAATAAAACAATTGGGAAGTAACGGCGGAGGGTTCTTTAATATCAATTCTGCCCATCCGCTTGAGAATCCCACGCCGCTGTCCAACTTATTAGAAATGCTTGCCATTATCCTTATACCAGCCGCTTTATGCTATACCTACGGCTATATGGTTAAGGATAAGCGTCAGGGGTGGGCAATTCTCGCAGCAATGTTTCTTATATTTATCCCGTGTCTTTGGGCTTGTATGCACTTTGAGCAAGCCGGTAATCCTCTTCTTGATAAAATAGGGGTAGACCAGCGCTCAAACGCTCTTCAGCCGGGCGGCAATATGGAGGGCAAGGAAGCCCGTTTCGGGATCGCGAACTCTGCAATCTGGGCAACAACTACAACCGCTGTCGCCAACGGCTCGGTGAATGCAATGCACGACTCCTTCATGCCTCTAGGAGGGTTAATACCGATGTGGCTTATGCAATTAGGAGAGGTTGTCTTCGGCGGGGTGGGATGTGGCCTTTATGGCATGATCGCTTTCGTTATCGTCGCTGTATTTATAGCAGGCCTTATGATAGGCCGGACTCCTGAATATCTGGGTAAGAAGATAGAATCCTACGAAATGAAAATGGCTTCTATTATTCTGTTAATCCCGCACATGTTCGTTCTTACAGGGACCGCACTAGGAGTTGTCTTGCCTCAGGTAAAATCAGCTATTTTTAATCCCGGACCTCACGGTTTTAGTGAGGTACTTTACGCTTTTTCTTCCTGCGGAAACAATAACGGAAGCGCATTCGCAGGGCTTTCCACAAATAATCTCTTTTACAATATAGCGTTAGCGATGGCAATGTTCTTTGCTAGGTACTGGCTTCTTATTCCCACGCTCGCGATTGCCGGTTCGCTTGCTAAGAAAAAAATTGTACCAGTAAGCCAGGGAACTCTACCTACGCATACGCCGCTTTTTATAGTATTTTTGGTTATGGTTATATTAATTGTAGGGGCGCTCACATTCTTCCCAGCGCTGGCGCTCGGGCCTATCGCTGAACACTTGACGCTTATTCATTTATAAGGTTATATATGAGCCAGAAAAGAAGCCATAAAACGAAATCATTATTTGACCCGGCTATTGTTATTCCGGCGATTGTGGATTCGATAAAAAAATTGAATCCTCAGCATCAGATTAAGAATCCTGTGATGTTTGTGGTATTAGTGGGGAGCGTATTCACTACAGGGTTATATATTCAGGCTATTGCCGCGCGCGGGGAAGCGCCGGCAAGCTTTATTTTGGCCATAACGTTATGGCTTTGGTTTACGCTCATTTTCGCTAATTTCGCGGAGGCCATGGCTGAAGGCCGCGGCAAGGCACAGGCCGCGAGCCTGAGGAAGGCAAAACGAGATACACCGGCAAAAAAACTCTCGGGCCCCAAATACGGTTTAAGCTATGAAATAGTTTCAGCGACTACGATAAGAAAGGGCGATATTGTTCTTATCGAGACGGGTGACATAATACCGATGGACGGCGAGATTATTGAGGGAGTGGCGTCCGTAGACGAAAGCGCTATCACCGGGGAGAGTGCCCCTGTTATTCGTGAAGCGGGCGGAGACCGCAACGCCGTTACCGGCGGCACCAGAGTGCTTTCAGACTGGCTGGTAGTACGCATCAGTTCAAATCCCGGCGACACGTTTCTGGACCGGATGATCGCCATGATAGAAGGGGCCAAAAGGCAAAAGACCCCTAACGAAATAGCCCTTAGCATTTTACTCGCGGTCTTTACCATCATATTTCTTTTAGCTACGGTAACGCTCTTGCCATTTTCGATCTACAGCGTTTTAAGCGCGGGACATGGAGTGCCGATTACGGTAACCGTATTGGTGGCGCTCTTGGTATGCCTCATACCGACTACCATAGGAGGCCTTCTACCCGCCATAGGCATAGCCGGTATGGACAGGATGATCCAGGCAAACGTTATCGCTACTTCAGGCCGCGCGGTCGAGGCGGCAGGGGATGTCGATGTCCTGCTGCTCGATAAAACAGGCACCATAACACTTGGGAATAGGCAGGCGGTGGCTTTTATGCCGGCCGAAGGCGTGAAGATCGAATCGTTGGCGGACGCGGCGCAGCTCTCTTCCTTATCCGATGAGACTCCCGAAGGCAGAAGCATCGTCATATTGGCTAAAGAGAAATACGGCATAAGAGAGCGGCATATACATGAATTGGAAGCGAAATTCATTCCTTTCACCGCCCAGACAAGGATGAGCGGAGTGGACCTGGGAGACGGCAGGCAGATCAGGAAAGGCGCAGCCGACGCGATAGAGGAGTATGTGAAAAAGCTCGGAGGATATTTTCCGGAAGACTTGAAATTAAATATTCAGACCATAGCCAAGACCGGCGGCACGCCGCTCGTGGTGGCGGAACATAAGAATGTCTTAGGTGTCATTCAACTAAAAGATATAGTGAAGGGCGGCATCAAGGAGCGTTTCGCGGAACTCCGCCGTATGGGGATCAAGACCATAATGATTACAGGGGATAATCCTTTAACGGCCGCCGCTATAGCAGCCGAGGCGGGGATGGATGATTTTTTGGCGCAGGCTACGCCTGAAACCAAGCTTAAGCTTATCCGCGAAATGCAGCTTGGCGGCAGGCTTGTGGCAATGACCGGAGACGGCACTAATGACGCTCCGGCTCTCGCGCAGGCGGATGTCGCGGTTGCCATGAATACGGGAACGCAAGCCGCCAAAGAGGCCGGAAACCTTGTAGATCTCGATTCCAACCCTACGAAATTAATTGAGATCGTCGAGATCGGAAAACAGCTGCTCATGACTCGAGGCTCGTTGACTACCTTCAGCATTGCCAATGACGTCTCAAAATACTTTGCCATTATTCCCGCGGCATTCGTGGGGACGTACCCGCAACTGAATGCGCTTAATATAATGCATCTCACCACGCCGGCAAGCGCCGTTCTATCCGCGGTTATCTTTAACGCGATTATCATAATATTGCTGATTCCGCTGGCCCTGCGAGGTATACCTTATAAACCGATGCCGGCAAACCGCCTTTTGAGGGATAATCTCTTGATCTATGGCATAGGCGGCATTATTGCGCCGTTTATAGGAATAAAATTAATCGATATGTTATTGGCCGCTTTACATTTGGTTTAGGGGATAATTATGTTTAAAGAGCAGCTAAAGTCCGCGCTTCTTGTTTTCATAATTTTGACGGTGATTACAGGTATTTTGTATCCGCTCTTCATTACAGGAATCGCTCAGGTACTTTTCCACGCAAAGGCCGATGGCAGCTTAATATATAGAGACGGAAAAATAACCGGTTCAGCCTTTATAGGACAACAATTTGATGATCCTAAGTACCTATGGGGACGAATTTCGGCTACATCGCCCGTAGCGTATAATGCTAGTTCATCATCTGGTTCAAACATAGGGCCGTCCAACCCCGCGCTTTTAGAAGCCGTAAAGGCGCGTATTGAAAAACTGCGCGCAGCCGATCCTAAAAACAGGGCGCCGATACCCGTAGACCTGGTGACGTCGTCGGCAAGCGGGCTCGATCCGCATATAAGTCCCTCCGGAGCGTATTATCAGATCGTGAGGATTGCGAAACAGCGAAGGCTGTCTGTAAATATTGTAAGAAATATTATAGACAGGAATACGACACCACGTTTATTCGGCATGCTGGGCGAGCCGGTGGTAAACGTTTTAAAGGTGAATTTAGATTTGGACTCTTATAGGAAATAGAGTATATTATAATTATGGCGAACGAAAAGAATAATATAGAAGAGATCCTGGCGCGGGTTAAAGCAGAAGAATCCAACCGCGGGAAACTGAAGATCTTC
This portion of the Candidatus Omnitrophota bacterium genome encodes:
- the kdpB gene encoding potassium-transporting ATPase subunit KdpB, giving the protein MSQKRSHKTKSLFDPAIVIPAIVDSIKKLNPQHQIKNPVMFVVLVGSVFTTGLYIQAIAARGEAPASFILAITLWLWFTLIFANFAEAMAEGRGKAQAASLRKAKRDTPAKKLSGPKYGLSYEIVSATTIRKGDIVLIETGDIIPMDGEIIEGVASVDESAITGESAPVIREAGGDRNAVTGGTRVLSDWLVVRISSNPGDTFLDRMIAMIEGAKRQKTPNEIALSILLAVFTIIFLLATVTLLPFSIYSVLSAGHGVPITVTVLVALLVCLIPTTIGGLLPAIGIAGMDRMIQANVIATSGRAVEAAGDVDVLLLDKTGTITLGNRQAVAFMPAEGVKIESLADAAQLSSLSDETPEGRSIVILAKEKYGIRERHIHELEAKFIPFTAQTRMSGVDLGDGRQIRKGAADAIEEYVKKLGGYFPEDLKLNIQTIAKTGGTPLVVAEHKNVLGVIQLKDIVKGGIKERFAELRRMGIKTIMITGDNPLTAAAIAAEAGMDDFLAQATPETKLKLIREMQLGGRLVAMTGDGTNDAPALAQADVAVAMNTGTQAAKEAGNLVDLDSNPTKLIEIVEIGKQLLMTRGSLTTFSIANDVSKYFAIIPAAFVGTYPQLNALNIMHLTTPASAVLSAVIFNAIIIILLIPLALRGIPYKPMPANRLLRDNLLIYGIGGIIAPFIGIKLIDMLLAALHLV
- the kdpA gene encoding potassium-transporting ATPase subunit KdpA, with the translated sequence MNWNNIIQAGIYLAVLLLLVKPLGTYMARIYEGNFTGLNAWFRPVERLIYRLSGIDPETGMPWKTYAAAAMIFNVIGIVVVYAIQRFQAQLPLNPMSMPPVAPDLAFNTAVSFATNTNWQSYGGETTLSYFTQMLALTVQNFVSAATGMAVLVALIRGFIQKQVNTIGNFWVDMVRSTLYILIPLSIILALLLVSQGVVQTIGPSVKAALLQPAKDADGKAITEQIIAVGPTASQIAIKQLGSNGGGFFNINSAHPLENPTPLSNLLEMLAIILIPAALCYTYGYMVKDKRQGWAILAAMFLIFIPCLWACMHFEQAGNPLLDKIGVDQRSNALQPGGNMEGKEARFGIANSAIWATTTTAVANGSVNAMHDSFMPLGGLIPMWLMQLGEVVFGGVGCGLYGMIAFVIVAVFIAGLMIGRTPEYLGKKIESYEMKMASIILLIPHMFVLTGTALGVVLPQVKSAIFNPGPHGFSEVLYAFSSCGNNNGSAFAGLSTNNLFYNIALAMAMFFARYWLLIPTLAIAGSLAKKKIVPVSQGTLPTHTPLFIVFLVMVILIVGALTFFPALALGPIAEHLTLIHL
- the kdpC gene encoding potassium-transporting ATPase subunit KdpC, translating into MFKEQLKSALLVFIILTVITGILYPLFITGIAQVLFHAKADGSLIYRDGKITGSAFIGQQFDDPKYLWGRISATSPVAYNASSSSGSNIGPSNPALLEAVKARIEKLRAADPKNRAPIPVDLVTSSASGLDPHISPSGAYYQIVRIAKQRRLSVNIVRNIIDRNTTPRLFGMLGEPVVNVLKVNLDLDSYRK
- the kdpF gene encoding K(+)-transporting ATPase subunit F, which produces MTIIYWIGGIISILLFGYLLIALLKPEIFS